In Dysgonomonadaceae bacterium zrk40, one genomic interval encodes:
- a CDS encoding HIT family protein codes for MATIFSRIISGEIPSYRVAEDDRFFAFLDINPMQAGHTLVVPKQETDYLFDLDDALLADMMLFAKRVARAIEKAVECRRVGVMVIGLEVPHAHIHLIPIQQEGDMSLARKRVELTEEEFKQIALRIEAAFDA; via the coding sequence ATGGCAACCATTTTCAGCCGGATCATCTCAGGGGAGATCCCATCCTACCGGGTGGCCGAAGATGATCGTTTTTTTGCTTTTCTCGACATCAACCCGATGCAGGCGGGGCATACCCTGGTGGTGCCCAAACAGGAGACCGATTACCTGTTCGATTTAGATGATGCACTCTTGGCCGACATGATGCTTTTTGCCAAAAGAGTGGCAAGGGCGATTGAAAAAGCGGTGGAGTGCCGCCGCGTGGGAGTGATGGTGATCGGCCTCGAGGTGCCGCATGCCCACATCCACCTGATCCCGATTCAACAGGAGGGAGACATGAGTCTTGCCCGCAAGAGAGTAGAATTGACAGAAGAGGAGTTCAAGCAAATCGCGTTGCGGATAGAAGCCGCATTTGATGCGTGA
- a CDS encoding type I pantothenate kinase, whose protein sequence is MNKTYEVTYSPFRAFTRKAWSMLDEHPMFPVSDIDLTRLQALNEPLTTKEVEEIYIPMIRLLQIHLTHYRNLHNERDQFFHNTSHPIPYIIGIAGSVAAGKSTTARVLQKLLSMTPGAPKVELITTDGFLYSNAELERRGILNRKGFPESYDAKRLLAFLASVKSGKELLEVPLYSHLYYDVLEGEIQTIERPDILIVEGINVLQVNTAKKPKRRVFVSDFFDFSIYVDASERNLREWYLERFKKLQQTAFRNPESYFHRYATYSEEELMKFANEVWDEINLVNLQQNILPTRFRADLILEKGECHFVRGVRIRKI, encoded by the coding sequence ATGAACAAAACCTACGAGGTTACCTACTCACCCTTTCGTGCCTTCACGCGTAAGGCGTGGAGCATGTTGGATGAACATCCCATGTTTCCCGTTTCCGACATCGATCTCACACGGCTGCAGGCCCTCAACGAACCGCTCACTACAAAAGAGGTGGAGGAGATCTACATCCCGATGATCCGCCTGTTGCAGATCCACCTGACGCACTACCGCAACCTGCACAACGAGCGCGATCAGTTCTTCCACAACACCAGCCACCCTATACCTTACATCATTGGCATCGCCGGCAGCGTGGCCGCGGGGAAGAGCACCACGGCGAGGGTATTGCAGAAGCTGCTCTCCATGACACCCGGTGCACCAAAAGTAGAACTGATTACCACCGACGGCTTTCTCTATTCCAATGCAGAGCTGGAGCGACGGGGCATCCTTAACCGGAAGGGTTTTCCCGAAAGTTATGATGCCAAACGGCTGCTGGCCTTCCTGGCCAGCGTGAAATCGGGGAAGGAGCTCCTGGAGGTGCCACTCTATTCGCACCTCTACTATGATGTGCTGGAGGGAGAGATACAGACCATTGAACGTCCCGATATCCTGATCGTGGAGGGAATCAATGTGCTACAGGTGAACACGGCCAAGAAACCAAAGCGGAGGGTGTTCGTCTCCGACTTCTTCGACTTCTCCATCTATGTGGATGCCAGCGAGCGCAACTTACGGGAGTGGTACCTCGAACGGTTCAAGAAGCTGCAGCAGACTGCTTTCCGAAACCCTGAGTCTTATTTCCACCGATACGCCACCTACTCGGAAGAGGAGCTGATGAAGTTCGCCAATGAGGTGTGGGATGAGATCAACTTGGTAAACCTGCAGCAGAACATCCTCCCCACCCGCTTCCGGGCCGACCTGATTCTGGAGAAGGGAGAGTGCCATTTTGTCAGGGGCGTCCGTATCCGGAAAATCTGA
- the htpG gene encoding molecular chaperone HtpG: MAQKGQIGVTTDNIFPIIKKFLYSDHEIFLREIVSNAVDATQKLKTLADVGEFKGELGDLSVRVSVDKKKKTVTLSDRGIGMTAEELDKYINQIALSSANDFLDKYKDNSNAIIGHFGLGFYSTFMVAKKVEIVTKSHNQEAPAVKWSCDGSPEYTMEEVKKEDRGTDIILHIDDENKEFLEKEKIESLLKKYCKFLPIPVVFGKKQEWKDGKYVDTEEDNVVNEVNPLWKQKPTELKDEDYLQFYRTLYPMSFTDEPLFWIHLNVDYPFNLTGILYFPKIKSNIDLQRNKIQLYSNQVYVTDSVEGIVPEFLTLLHGVIDSPDIPLNVSRSYLQSDQNVKKISNHITKKVADKLEELFKKERPQFEEKWESLKLFIEYGMLSEEKFYDRAAKFALVKNSEQQSYTIEEYKELTKGSQTDKNGDLIWLYASDHQEQYAPIEAAREKGYDVLLMDGQLDVHWMGLLEQKLEKIRFVRVDSDIIEHIIEKEEKSAPELSDKQKETLTEVVKSQLPVIEKTEFNVDFKALGESSKPVQITQNEFSRRMKEMAAMQQQMAFYGEMPDSYQLVLNADHSYIKQLITLSESKEELETTVTADTKLKHMVDLALLAGGLLKGESLNSFVKRSFEMI, from the coding sequence ATGGCACAAAAAGGACAAATCGGTGTCACCACCGACAACATCTTCCCAATCATCAAAAAGTTTCTATACAGTGATCATGAAATCTTCCTGCGTGAGATCGTCTCCAATGCCGTCGATGCCACACAGAAGCTCAAGACACTTGCCGATGTGGGCGAGTTCAAAGGTGAACTGGGCGACCTCTCCGTAAGGGTCTCGGTCGACAAGAAAAAGAAAACCGTAACCCTCTCCGACCGTGGTATCGGCATGACCGCCGAAGAACTGGACAAATACATCAACCAGATTGCCCTCTCTTCGGCCAACGACTTCCTCGATAAATACAAGGACAACAGCAACGCCATCATCGGTCACTTCGGGCTGGGCTTCTACTCCACCTTCATGGTGGCGAAGAAAGTGGAGATCGTCACAAAATCACACAACCAGGAAGCACCCGCAGTGAAGTGGTCGTGCGACGGCTCACCTGAGTACACCATGGAGGAGGTGAAAAAAGAGGATCGCGGCACCGACATCATCCTCCACATCGACGATGAGAACAAGGAGTTCCTGGAGAAAGAGAAGATTGAATCACTTCTGAAGAAGTACTGCAAGTTTCTGCCCATACCGGTGGTGTTCGGCAAAAAGCAGGAGTGGAAGGATGGCAAATATGTGGACACCGAAGAAGACAACGTGGTAAATGAGGTGAACCCGCTCTGGAAACAAAAACCGACAGAGCTCAAGGATGAGGATTACCTCCAGTTCTACCGCACCCTCTATCCCATGTCGTTCACCGACGAGCCACTCTTCTGGATCCACCTCAACGTGGACTACCCCTTCAACCTGACCGGTATCCTCTATTTCCCGAAAATCAAGAGCAACATAGACCTGCAGCGCAACAAGATACAGCTCTACAGCAATCAGGTTTACGTCACCGACTCGGTGGAGGGGATCGTACCGGAGTTCCTCACACTGCTGCACGGAGTGATTGATTCACCCGACATCCCGCTGAATGTCTCCCGCTCCTACCTGCAAAGCGATCAGAACGTGAAGAAGATCTCCAACCACATCACCAAAAAGGTAGCTGACAAGCTCGAGGAACTCTTCAAAAAAGAGCGTCCCCAGTTCGAGGAGAAGTGGGAGAGCCTGAAGCTCTTTATCGAATATGGGATGCTCTCTGAAGAGAAGTTCTACGACCGTGCCGCCAAGTTCGCACTGGTGAAGAACAGTGAGCAGCAGTCCTACACAATTGAAGAATACAAGGAACTGACCAAGGGGTCACAGACCGACAAGAACGGCGACCTCATCTGGCTCTACGCCAGCGACCATCAGGAGCAGTATGCTCCCATCGAGGCGGCCCGTGAGAAGGGATACGATGTCCTGTTGATGGATGGACAGCTCGATGTACATTGGATGGGACTACTGGAGCAGAAGCTGGAGAAAATCCGCTTCGTACGGGTAGACAGCGACATCATTGAGCACATCATCGAAAAAGAAGAGAAGAGTGCACCGGAGCTGAGCGACAAGCAGAAGGAGACACTGACCGAAGTGGTGAAGTCACAGTTGCCGGTCATCGAGAAGACTGAGTTCAACGTCGACTTCAAGGCTCTGGGTGAAAGCTCCAAACCGGTGCAGATCACCCAGAACGAGTTCTCCCGCCGCATGAAAGAGATGGCCGCCATGCAGCAACAGATGGCGTTCTATGGTGAGATGCCCGACAGCTATCAGCTGGTACTCAATGCCGATCACTCTTACATCAAACAGCTGATCACCCTAAGCGAATCGAAGGAGGAACTGGAGACAACGGTCACAGCCGACACGAAGCTGAAGCATATGGTCGACCTGGCACTGCTGGCCGGTGGTCTGCTGAAGGGTGAGTCGCTGAACAGCTTCGTGAAACGGAGCTTCGAAATGATCTGA
- a CDS encoding RNA polymerase sigma factor yields the protein MKTKKSFEKQLLSLQDNMFNFALTLTADREEAKDLLQETTLRVLDNREKYYENVNFKGWVFTIMHNIFVNNYRKIVRSQTIIDKTENLYHLNLPQDSGFDTPDGAYTIKEINKAINSFTEEYKVPFSMHVSGFKYEEIARHLSLPIGTVKSRIFFARKRLQEMLKDFRYYSE from the coding sequence ATGAAGACAAAGAAATCTTTCGAGAAACAGTTGTTGAGTCTGCAGGATAATATGTTCAATTTTGCACTTACGCTGACTGCCGACCGGGAAGAAGCAAAGGATCTGTTGCAGGAGACTACGCTCCGGGTTTTGGATAACAGGGAGAAATATTATGAGAACGTAAACTTCAAGGGCTGGGTGTTCACCATCATGCACAACATCTTTGTGAACAACTACCGCAAGATTGTGAGAAGCCAGACCATCATCGACAAAACAGAAAACCTCTATCACCTCAATCTCCCGCAGGACTCCGGTTTCGATACCCCTGACGGAGCCTACACCATCAAGGAGATCAACAAGGCGATTAACAGCTTCACAGAGGAGTACAAGGTGCCCTTCTCGATGCATGTCTCCGGATTCAAATATGAGGAGATTGCCCGTCACCTCTCGTTGCCCATCGGTACGGTGAAGAGCAGGATCTTTTTTGCCCGCAAAAGATTGCAGGAGATGCTGAAGGATTTCCGCTACTACTCAGAATAA